In one window of Saprospiraceae bacterium DNA:
- a CDS encoding phosphatase PAP2 family protein, translating into MKNFKIILLTFVSFILIFNACEEDFPNYIEYNSYSWSGLDITAGDWRPVLLNSNEQIVIPQPTDIQSDAYKAELAQLKSTVASLTGAQREAINYWTNNPIIRWNEISRELAAKYNLTPAPNADGTYPGPNPATPDKYPLFPFSHPPYSCRAFAYLAVSQFDALISGWHYKYKFNRPAISSTDASIPQAFPTNALPSYPSDAAIVASVSQAILTALFPLEKSYLEERANEARNVALWSGVNVQSDIDAGKILGEEVAKISLARAKTDGMSAAQTPKPISDSIKQLAFNTFGWSWTNQETPIRPVGITPLFGKVKTWAVADVTAIRPPVPPKPGSAEFEVAAKELRDISENLTSEQRKIANWWADGLNTYTPPGHWNRFACDQLIESQVNPVRSARTLAYLNMGIMDAGIACWDSKYYYHYPRPIEVISGYKTILGTPNFPSYTSGHATFSSAASEILSYLYPVSAAKFNNYAIEASDSRIYAGIHFRFDATEGLIQGKKVAAAVIDIAKVDGAN; encoded by the coding sequence ATGAAAAATTTTAAAATCATATTACTAACATTTGTTAGTTTCATTCTGATATTCAATGCGTGCGAAGAAGATTTTCCAAACTACATTGAATACAATTCCTATTCTTGGTCCGGGTTGGATATCACCGCAGGAGATTGGAGGCCCGTTTTGCTCAACAGCAATGAACAAATTGTAATTCCACAGCCAACGGATATACAATCGGATGCGTACAAAGCGGAATTGGCACAGTTAAAATCAACTGTAGCTTCATTAACTGGCGCTCAGCGCGAAGCGATAAACTACTGGACGAACAATCCCATCATCCGCTGGAATGAAATTTCAAGGGAATTGGCGGCCAAGTACAACTTAACACCGGCTCCGAATGCCGATGGAACATACCCTGGACCCAATCCAGCCACTCCAGATAAATATCCATTATTTCCTTTTTCTCATCCTCCATATTCTTGCAGAGCTTTTGCTTATTTGGCCGTTTCCCAATTTGATGCTCTGATTTCCGGTTGGCATTATAAATATAAATTCAACCGGCCAGCCATTTCATCAACCGATGCCAGCATTCCGCAAGCATTCCCAACAAATGCTTTGCCTTCCTACCCTTCAGATGCTGCTATTGTTGCTTCTGTCTCACAAGCCATCCTGACTGCTTTATTTCCCCTGGAAAAATCGTATTTGGAAGAACGGGCAAACGAAGCAAGGAATGTTGCATTGTGGTCAGGTGTAAATGTTCAAAGCGACATAGATGCCGGAAAAATTCTCGGCGAAGAAGTAGCAAAAATTTCATTAGCCCGTGCTAAAACCGACGGGATGTCTGCTGCACAAACTCCAAAACCAATTTCTGATTCCATTAAACAACTAGCTTTCAATACGTTCGGCTGGTCATGGACGAATCAGGAAACGCCCATACGCCCTGTAGGAATAACACCATTATTTGGAAAAGTTAAAACATGGGCCGTCGCTGATGTTACCGCCATAAGACCTCCTGTACCTCCAAAACCAGGCTCGGCTGAATTCGAAGTTGCGGCCAAGGAATTGCGTGACATTTCGGAAAACTTAACTTCTGAACAAAGGAAAATTGCAAATTGGTGGGCTGATGGATTGAATACATATACCCCACCTGGTCACTGGAACCGATTTGCATGCGATCAGCTCATCGAAAGTCAAGTTAATCCGGTAAGAAGTGCCAGGACTTTGGCTTATCTGAACATGGGAATCATGGATGCAGGCATAGCTTGCTGGGATTCAAAATATTACTACCATTATCCCAGGCCTATTGAAGTTATATCCGGTTATAAGACGATTTTAGGTACACCAAATTTCCCTAGTTACACCTCAGGACATGCGACTTTTTCTTCAGCAGCTTCAGAAATTTTGTCCTATTTATATCCTGTTAGCGCTGCAAAATTTAATAATTATGCGATAGAAGCTTCTGATTCGCGTATTTATGCCGGAATCCATTTTAGATTTGATGCCACTGAAGGATTAATTCAAGGAAAAAAAGTTGCTGCTGCGGTTATCGACATAGCCAAAGTCGATGGTGCAAATTGA